The following are encoded together in the Anopheles nili chromosome 3, idAnoNiliSN_F5_01, whole genome shotgun sequence genome:
- the LOC128722748 gene encoding rhythmically expressed gene 2 protein: MSLSRFRLITFDVHNTLLQFRSSPGKKYGEIGAMFGISNNNNQLVANYVQSWHKMNRLHPNFGLKTKISYKQWWQMMIDGIFNENGTHNTPPEKIEQMTEHFMEYFKTSVFWQHCYGSVDFLNYLKLQRHVESGGQREPPFKLGVISNFDPRLDVLLRNMKINHYFDFVLNSYDVGYMKPAQEIYDRAIQASEIKDLKPEQCLHIGATPATDYFGARNAGWYSLLVHEKSAEELTRKYGQLVEDNHVFSSLFDIHKKISNDYMRW, from the exons ATGAGTCTCTCCCGGTTCCGTTTGATTACGTTTGACGTGCATAACACGCTGCTGCAGTTTCGTTCGAGTCCGGGCAAAAAATATGGCGAAATTGGTGCAATGTTTGGTAtaagcaacaataacaaccaGCTGGTGGCGAACTACGTCCAAAGCTG GCACAAAATGAATCGGCTCCACCCGAACTTTGGACTAAAGACTAAGATTTCCTACAAACAATGGTGGCAAATGATGATAGACG gtatttttaatgaaaatggcACCCACAACACCCCGCCggaaaaaatagaacaaatgACGGAACATTTTATGGAGTATTTTAAAACGAGTGTCTTTTGGCAGCATTGCTACGGTTCCGTAGACTTCCTAAACTATCTGAAGCTCCAACGGCATGTGGAGTCAGGTGGGCAACGGGAGCCCCCGTTCAAACTGGGCGTAATCTCCAACTTCGATCCACGGCTGGACGTGTTGCTGAGAAACATGAAAATCAATCACTACTTTGACTTTGTGCTCAACTCGTACGACGTGGGCTACATGAAACCGGCACAGGAGATTTACGATCGCGCGATACAAGCATCAGAAATTAAGGATCTCAAACCAGAACAGTGCCTGCATATCGGTGCCACACCTGCGACGGATTACTTTGGAGCACGGAATGCCGGCTGGTATAGTCTGctggtgcacgaaaagtctGCGGAGGAGCTAACGCGCAAGTACGGCCAGCTGGTTGAGGATAACCACGTGTTTTCTAGTCTTTTTGATATTCATAAGAAGATATCTAATGATTACATGAGATGGTGA
- the LOC128724380 gene encoding mitochondrial assembly of ribosomal large subunit protein 1, producing MCSNIRRLLPRLHHEIFKPSTRSFHDEFSSKVPLQEASKQKHENQVVPNARSIAAKYQIFKDTDAPIILDVDEERTLHEAGLQQPQKIQDLPDMYSDIDLTRGKTGVYEINELVTVLRLQSAINIFVCSVPKEIKYVDYMCIVSGRSVRHMRGIAEFVRKVYKMKRLPTDIIPKIEGETSSDWMALDLGNIALHIFSAKAREQYDLESLWSVGSEFDREYNKPSGEIVQLYEKYTVYLNDLKPVKKESVTVQPSA from the exons ATGTGTTCCAACATTAGACGTTTGCTTCCGAGATTACATCACGAAATATTCAAACCAAGCACGAGATCGTTTCACGATGAGTTTTCATCAAAGGTACCACTGCAGGAGGCtagtaaacaaaaacatgaaaaccAGGTCGTACCAAATGCTCGCTCGATTGCCGCTAAATATCAGATTTTCAAAGACACCGATGCGCCAATTATTCTGGACGTTGATGAAGAAAGAACGCTTCACGAGGCGGGATTGCAACAACCGCAAAAGATCCAGGACTTACCAGACATGTACTCTGACATCGATCTGACGC GGGGCAAAACCGGTGTTTATGAAATAAACGAATTGGTAACAGTTCTGCGACTTCAAAGTGCGATCAACATTTTTGTATGTAGTGTACCTAAAGAAATCAAATATGTGGACTACATGTGCATCGTTTCGGGTCGCAGTGTAAGACATATGCGTGGAATTGCAGAGTTTGTTAGGAAAgtttacaaaatgaaacgtcTACCTACCGATATCATACCAAAGATTGAAGGAGAAACAAGCAGCGATTGGATGGCTCTTGATTTAG GAAATATTGCTCTGCACATTTTTTCTGCCAAAGCCAGAGAACAGTATGATTTAGAGTCGCTCTGGAGCGTGGGCTCGGAGTTTGATCGAGAGTACAACAAACCGAGTGGAGAAATCGTACaattatatgaaaaatatacCGTTTACTTGAACGATTTGAAaccagtgaaaaaagaaagtgtAACTGTGCAACCTAGCGCATGA
- the LOC128725643 gene encoding DNA replication licensing factor MCM4, which yields MSSPARSTRSRRGGDSSQENSQKTPMKQTTSNSESETPLRIGNTTAQNGASLVLESSDHVTVPTSPAVDAPVMQATSPYGRAIGMSQIDVSSPLNYGTPSSMGSIRTPRSGIRGTPMRQRPDLRVDKHSRQVNVGSSDALDPIREESQPSAGDIASSGPRLVVWGTNVVVTECMSKFKQFIMRYIDPNAAQDELTEGINLNDPLYMQKLDEIEVLEEPYLNFNCAHLKTYDETLYRQLICYPQDVIPALDIAVNEMFFERHPAAVLEHQIQVRPFNADKTRNMRALNPEDIDQIITISGMVIRSSNIVPEMRAAFFKCSICSFTAVVELERGRIAEPTLCSHCNTNHCFQLIHNRSQFADRQLIKLQESPDDMAAGQTPHNVLLMAHDDLVDKVQAGDRVTVTGIYKAMPIQENPRQSNMKSVYRTHIDVLHFRKVDDKRLYESEEGKEHKFPQERISLIEKIAEKPDVYDRLVRCIAPSIYENTDIKKGILLQMFGGSKKEANSGRQHFRAEIHILMCGDPGTSKSQLLQYVYKLVPRTQYTSGRGSSAVGLTAYVTKDTETRQLVLQTGALVLADNGVCCIDEFDKMNDSTRSVLHEVMEQQTLSIAKVGIICQLNARTSILAAANPSESQWNKNKTIIDNVQLPHTLMSRFDLIFLILDPQDEVFDRRLAAHLVSMYYATREEDEDTLVDMSVLRDYIAYAKEHINPVLSEEAQQRLIQAYVDMRKVGAGRGQISAYPRQLESLIRLSEAHAKVRLSKTVEVQDVEEAWRLHREALKQSATDPLSGKIDVGILTTGLSSAARKKRAEVVTAIKASLKAKGKISTIPYQKLFSEIKDGSQVLVPKELFEDALKELQDEGIIVIVGNNTIRVC from the exons ATGTCGAGCCCAGCGAGATCTACCCGGAGTCGTCGAGGCGGGGATAGTTCACAGGAAAATTCTCAAAAAACCCCCATGAAGCAAA CCACATCAAACAGCGAGTCGGAAACACCGTTGCGTATCGGCAATACTACTGCCCAAAATGGAGCCAGTTTGGTTCTTGAGAGTTCTGATCACGTTACGGTACCGACTTCACCGGCTGTGGATGCTCCGGTTATGCAAGCGACGAGTCCATACGGCCGTGCGATTGGTATGAGCCAAATCGATGTTAGCTCGCCACTTAACTATGGTACTCCTAGTTCGATGGGTTCGATTCGCACACCGCGATCTGGAATCCGTGGTACGCCCATGCGGCAACGTCCGGATCTACGTGTGGATAAGCATTCTCGACAAGTTAACGTTGGTTCGTCTGACGCTTTGGATCCGATTCGTGAAGAAAGTCAACCGTCAGCAGGGGACATTGCGAGCTCTGGGCCTCGTTTGGTTGTATGGGGTACGAATGTGGTCGTCACTGAATGTATGAGCAAATTTAAGCAGTTCATTATGCGGTACATTGATCCTAATGCGGCACAAGATGAGCTGACGGAGGGCATCAATTTAAACGACCCACTTTACATGCAAAAACTGGATGAG ATTGAAGTACTTGAAGAACCTTATCTAAATTTCAATTGCGCTCATTTGAAGACTTATGATGAAACGCTGTATCGTCAACTTATTTGCTACCCTCAGGAC GTAATTCCTGCCTTGGATATTGCTGTTAATGAAATGTTCTTCGAGCGCCATCCAGCAGCCGTTCTTGAACATCAGATCCAGGTTCGTCCGTTTAACGCAGACAAGACGCGTAACATGCGTGCGCTGAATCCCGAGGACATTGATCAAATCATCACTATCAGTGGGATGGTGATTCGTTCGTCAAACATCGTGCCGGAGATGCGTGCCGCGTTTTTCAAGTGCTCAATTTGTAGCTTCACTGCGGTGGTAGAGCTTGAGCGAGGTCGCATTGCGGAACCGACACTTTGCTCGCACTGCAACACCAATCACTGCTTCCAGTTGATCCACAACCGTTCCCAGTTTGCCGATCGTCAGCTGATCAAGCTGCAAGAGTCACCGGATGATATGGCCGCTGGCCAAACTCCACACAACGTGCTGCTAATGGCTCACGACGATTTGGTAGACAAGGTGCAGGCAGGAGATCGTGTAACCGTGACCGGAATTTACAAGGCGATGCCAATACAGGAGAATCCCCGCCAATCCAACATGAAGTCGGTGTACCGAACACACATCGATGTGTTGCACTTCCGTAAGGTGGACGACAAACGATTGTACGAAAGCGAGGAAGGCAAAGAGCACAAGTTCCCGCAGGAGCGAATTTCGTTAATAGAAAAGATTGCCGAGAAACCGGACGTTTACGATCGTCTGGTGCGTTGCATCGCACCATCAATCTACGAAAATACGGACATTAAGAAGGGCATTCTGTTGCAAATGTTTGGGGGATCGAAAAAAGAGGCTAATTCCGGTCGGCAACACTTTCGCGCCGAAATTCATATTCTCATGTGCGGTGATCCGGGAACATCGAAATCACAACTGTTGCAGTACGTGTACAAGTTGGTGCCCCGCACGCAGTACACTTCTGGCCGCGGATCTTCGGCGGTGGGTCTGACCGCGTACGTTACGAAAGACACAGAAACCAGACAGTTGGTATTGCAAAC GGGCGCCCTTGTGTTAGCCGATAATGGAGTTTGTTGTATTGACGAGTTTGACAAAATGAACGATTCAACCAGAAGTGTTTTGCACGAGGTGATGGAGCAGCAAACACTAAGCATTGCAAAGGTCGGCATTATTTGCCAGCTCAATGCGCGGACGTCGATTTTAGCGGCGGCAAATCCTTCGGAATCCCAGTGGAACAAGAACAAAACGATCATTGACAACGTTCAACTGCCACACACGCTAATGTCTCGTTTTGATTTAATCTTCTTGATCCTCGATCCTCAAGACGAGGTATTTGATCGACGACTGGCGGCTCACTTGGTGTCAATGTATTACGCCACGCGTGAGGAAGACGAAGATACCCTAGTA GACATGAGCGTTTTGCGTGACTACATCGCGTATGCAAAGGAGCACATCAATCCGGTTCTTTCTGAGGAAGCTCAACAGAGACTGATCCAAGCGTACGTTGACATGCGTAAGGTGGGCGCAGGAAGAGGACAAATTTCTGCTTACCCTCGGCAGCTGGAAAGTTTGATTCGTTTGTCCGAGGCCCATGCCAAAGTACGCCTTAGCAAAACTGTCGAAGTGCAAGATGTCGAAGAAGCCTGGCGGCTACATCGTGAAGCTCTGAAGCAGTCAGCAACTGATCCGCTGTCGGGTAAAATTGATGTTGGAATTCTCACAACCGGCCTGTCCAGTGCCGCTCGTAAAAAGCGCGCGGAAGTGGTTACAGCTATCAAAGCAAGCCTTAAAGCCAAGGGTAAAATCTCGACCATTCCGTACCAGAAGCTGTTTAGCGAAATCAAGGACGGTTCACAGGTG CTTGTACCTAAAGAGTTGTTTGAAGATGCACTCAAAGAATTGCAAGATGAAGGAATTATTGTTATAGTGGGAAATAACACCATTAGAGTTTGTTAA
- the LOC128724381 gene encoding origin recognition complex subunit 1 produces MRAKSQNNNTISSPITWVGKQYYPDVAELKHRVVAFYRKCIFGSLSLEVGNFVLVSNMDAAEPDSVDGCDVARIVHLYEILNMDCTNMDPCRAIVEWYSKPSGLPKLVTGDENYSFDEREVVADSRYNPDISIETIFNLCWVEQISLQTNFKEAMLLKSAKRYPTYFARYKLVKPSGKKWHLEPLFPSYATDATTPRKRRSLYDKSNQLAVETPRTPILKLTRTKSMETLTPDQKGKLMEDRWAVKLIDVKQGIDLITDALSEVEISDAEQNISPSKQAKIEKVRRRSMSFKQNLHKELANDTTDDGCLNYSIVKDTNTAKATDMKIKLRVSDIHKNPETPKSLRKRLTSASIPNDHVSPPKCRKSLLPQEIETASTPSGRPRRKSILKTPSLNAQDAGAGTPKRNIQLSNIVEECSNGRRVSRLLQLSPMKENGPAMEEEPKTPKRKGRSSLATTGASSAGKSTPKSASKMKLIRAGTIKPNIHSRDAPVEDSANDLAIARERLHVSATPSSLPCREKEYETIYNFLEGKIFDGCGGCMYISGVPGTGKTATTTAVVRALRHLSEEEEIPKFDFIDINGMRLTEPRQAYVHIYRQLTGKTLAWEQAYNLLNKRFTTKAPRRVTTVLVVDELDILCNKRQDVVYNILNWPTLATAQLIVVTIANTMDLPERVLMGKISSRLGLTRLTFQPYNFRQLQEIVMARLTGTNAFNSDAVQLVARKVAAVSGDARRALDICRRATELADEQGKKSNEQITVSMLQVQQALAEMITSAKIKTIRSCSRMEQLFLQAVTAEVTRTGIEECNFLGVYSQFEALAAFSGINVPNPGRAMAICSRLGASRLLICETGKHDIYQKILLNISTDDVHFALQASKLL; encoded by the exons ATGAGAGCTAAATCTCAAAATAACAATACTATCAGCTCTCCCATTACATGGGTGGGTAAGCAATACTATCCTGATGTTGCTGAACTGAAACATCGTGTTGTAGCTTTTTACCG aaaatgcattttcggGAGTCTGTCTTTGGAAGTTGGAAATTTTGTTCTTGTTTCCAACATGGATGCAGCAGAACCAGATTCGGTAGATGGATGCGATGTGGCCCGTATTGTTCATCTGTACGAGATTTTAAACATGGACTGCACTAATATGGACCCCTGCAGAGCTATCGTGGAATGGTATTCAAA ACCATCGGGCTTACCCAAGCTAGTCACTGGCGacgaaaattattcatttgaCGAACGTGAAGTTGTTGCAGATTCCCGCTACAATCCCGACATATCGATTGAGacaattttcaatttgtgTTGGGTAGAACAAATATCACTCCAAACTAATTTCAAAGAGGCTATGTTGCTAAAATCCGCAAAGCGCTATCCAACGTATTTTGCGCGTTATAAATTAGTAAAACCTTCTGGTAAAAAATGGCATCTAGAACCTTTGTTTCCCAGTTATGCGACGGATGCTACTACGCCACGTAAACGAAGATCTCTATACGATAAATCGAATCAGCTAGCGGTGGAAACACCCAGAACTCCTATACTAAAGCTCACGCGTACAAAATCCATGGAAACCCTGACTCCTGATCAGAAGGGTAAGCTTATGGAAGATCGCTGGGCTGTTAAGCTAATTGACGTGAAGCAGGGAATCGATCTCATTACGGATGCCCTTAGCGAAGTAGAAATTAGCGATGCAGAACAAAACATATCTCCCTCGAAGCAAGCCAAAATAGAAAAGGTTCGACGAAGATCGATGtcattcaaacaaaacttACACAAAGAGCTGGCGAATGATACTACTGACGATGGTTGTCTCAACTATTCGATCGTAAAAGACACGAACACTGCCAAAGCTACAGATATGAAGATCAAATTGAGGGTCTCCGATATCCATAAAAATCCAGAGACGCCCAAATCTTTGCGAAAAAGATTAACATCAGCATCGATACCAAACGACCATGTTTCGCCTCCAAAGTGCCGCAAATCATTGCTACCGCAAGAGATCGAAACAGCTAGCACTCCATCTGGAAGGCCTCGTAGGAAGAGCATCCTTAAAACACCTAGCCTAAATGCGCAGGATGCCGGAGCTGGTAccccaaaacgaaacattcAGCTTTCGAACATCGTCGAAGAATGCTCGAATGGGCGTCGTGTGTCTCGCTTGTTGCAGTTGTCTCCCATGAAAGAGAACGGTCCGGCGATGGAAGAAGAGCCCAAAACTCCCAAGCGTAAGGGTCGCTCATCATTAGCCACGACCGGAGCATCTAGTGCCGGCAAATCGACACCTAAAAGTGCAAGTAAAATGAAGCTCATACGTGCGGGAACCATCAAACCGAATATTCATTCGCGTGATGCACCGGTAGAGGATAGTGCTAATGATTTAGCAATCGCTCGCGAGCGACTGCATGTATCTGCCACCCCAAGCAGTCTTCCTTGTCGCGAGAAAGAGTACGAAACAATTTATAATTTCCTTGAAGGAAAAATCTTCGACGGATGCGGCGGGTGCATGTACATATCGGGAGTTCCTGGGACAGGCAAAACGGCCACTACGACGGCTGTTGTACGCGCCCTACGGCATCTctcggaagaagaagaaataccGAAGTTTGATTTTATCGATATCAACGGGATGAGACTGACTGAGCCGCGCCAGGCCTACGTCCATATCTATCGACAGTTAACCGGTAAAACGCTTGCTTGGGAGCAGGCTTACAATTTGCTGAATAAACGATTCACCACCAAAGCTCCTCGACGTGTCACGACGGTGCTGGTTGTGGACGAATTGGATATTCTGTGCAATAAACGGCAGGATGTGGTTTACAACATACTAAACTGGCCAACATTGGCCACGGCCCAACTGATTGTAGTTACCATCGCCAATACCATGGATTTGCCCGAGCGGGTGTTGATGGGAAAAATTTCATCTCGCCTTGGTCTAACCCGATTGACTTTCCAGCCGTACAACTTTCGTCAACTACAAGAGATAGTAATGGCGCGTTTAACCGGCACaaacgccttcaacagcgaTGCTGTCCAGCTCGTTGCCCGCAAGGTGGCTGCAGTATCAGGAGATGCCCGGCGAGCGTTGGACATATGCCGCAGAGCCACCGAATTGGCTGATGAACAggggaaaaaatcaaacgagcaAATAACGGTCTCTATGCTCCAGGTACAACAAGCGCTAGCCGAAATGATAACGAGTGCAAAGATTAAAACCATTCGCAGTTGCTCTCGCATGGAACAGCTGTTTCTTCAAGCCGTCACAGCTGAAGTTACACGGACCGGTATCGAGGAGTGCAATTTTCTTGGCGTTTATTCGCAGTTCGAAGCGCTGGCCGCTTTCTCTGGTATTAATGTACCAAACCCGGGCAGGGCTATGGCGATTTGCTCCCGTTTAGGTGCCTCACGTCTCCTCATATGCGAAACTGGCAAACATGATATTTATCAGAAAATTTTATTGAACATTAGCACGGATGATGTGCATTTTGCGCTGCAAGCCAGCAAACTTTTGTAG